In Solanum pennellii chromosome 7, SPENNV200, the following are encoded in one genomic region:
- the LOC107025833 gene encoding 14-3-3 protein 9 isoform X2, which yields MASSKERENFVYVAKLAEQAERYDEMVEAMKNVANMDVELTVEERNLLSVGYKNVVGSRRASWRILSSIEQKEESRGNEQNVKRIKDYLQKVESELTNICNDIMVVIDQHLIPSCSAGESTVFYHKMKGDYYRYLAEFKAGNDKKEVAELSLKAYQSATTAAEAELAPTHPIRLGLALNFSVFYYEIMNSPERACHLAKQAFDEAISELDSLNEDSYKDSTLIMQLLRDNLTLWTSDLPEDADAQKGDATNKAGGGEDAE from the exons ATGGCTTCTTCCAAAGAACGTGAGAACTTCGTCTACGTCGCTAAGCTCGCTGAGCAAGCCGAACGCTACGATG AAATGGTTGAAGCGATGAAAAATGTCGCAAACATGGATGTTGAATTGACTGTGGAGGAAAGGAATCTTCTTTCTGTTGGTTATAAGAATGTGGTAGGTTCTAGGAGAGCATCTTGGAGGATCTTGTCCTCTATTGAGCAGAAGGAAGAATCTAGAGGAAACGAGCAAAATGTCAAGCGAATCAAGGATTACCTGCAAAAGGTGGAGTCGGAGCTCACCAACATTTGCAATGATATTATGGTGGTCATTGATCAGCATCTAATTCCGTCATGCTCTGCAGGCGAATCAACTGTGTTTTACCACAAGAT GAAGGGAGACTATTATCGTTATCTTGCAGAATTTAAAGCTGGCAATGACAAGAAGGAGGTTGCTGAGCTTTCATTGAAAGCATATCAG TCAGCTACAACTGCTGCGGAGGCGGAATTAGCACCCACTCATCCCATTCGTCTGGGACTGGCTTTGAATTTCTCTGTTTTCTACTATGAGATCATGAATTCACCTGAAAG GGCATGCCATCTTGCAAAACAGGCCTTCGATGAAGCAATATCTGAGCTGGATAGCCTGAATGAGGATTCCTACAAAGACAGCACCTTGATTATGCAACTTCTAAGGGACAACCTCACCTTGTGGACTTCTGATCTTCCAGAGGATGCTG ATGCCCAAAAGGGAGATGCCACAAACAAAGCTGGTGGAGGTGAAGATGCAGAG TGA
- the LOC107025833 gene encoding 14-3-3 protein 9 isoform X1 gives MASSKERENFVYVAKLAEQAERYDEMVEAMKNVANMDVELTVEERNLLSVGYKNVVGSRRASWRILSSIEQKEESRGNEQNVKRIKDYLQKVESELTNICNDIMVVIDQHLIPSCSAGESTVFYHKMKGDYYRYLAEFKAGNDKKEVAELSLKAYQSATTAAEAELAPTHPIRLGLALNFSVFYYEIMNSPERACHLAKQAFDEAISELDSLNEDSYKDSTLIMQLLRDNLTLWTSDLPEDAEDAQKGDATNKAGGGEDAE, from the exons ATGGCTTCTTCCAAAGAACGTGAGAACTTCGTCTACGTCGCTAAGCTCGCTGAGCAAGCCGAACGCTACGATG AAATGGTTGAAGCGATGAAAAATGTCGCAAACATGGATGTTGAATTGACTGTGGAGGAAAGGAATCTTCTTTCTGTTGGTTATAAGAATGTGGTAGGTTCTAGGAGAGCATCTTGGAGGATCTTGTCCTCTATTGAGCAGAAGGAAGAATCTAGAGGAAACGAGCAAAATGTCAAGCGAATCAAGGATTACCTGCAAAAGGTGGAGTCGGAGCTCACCAACATTTGCAATGATATTATGGTGGTCATTGATCAGCATCTAATTCCGTCATGCTCTGCAGGCGAATCAACTGTGTTTTACCACAAGAT GAAGGGAGACTATTATCGTTATCTTGCAGAATTTAAAGCTGGCAATGACAAGAAGGAGGTTGCTGAGCTTTCATTGAAAGCATATCAG TCAGCTACAACTGCTGCGGAGGCGGAATTAGCACCCACTCATCCCATTCGTCTGGGACTGGCTTTGAATTTCTCTGTTTTCTACTATGAGATCATGAATTCACCTGAAAG GGCATGCCATCTTGCAAAACAGGCCTTCGATGAAGCAATATCTGAGCTGGATAGCCTGAATGAGGATTCCTACAAAGACAGCACCTTGATTATGCAACTTCTAAGGGACAACCTCACCTTGTGGACTTCTGATCTTCCAGAGGATGCTG AAGATGCCCAAAAGGGAGATGCCACAAACAAAGCTGGTGGAGGTGAAGATGCAGAG TGA